A genomic stretch from Bacillus sp. N1-1 includes:
- a CDS encoding cyclic lactone autoinducer peptide, producing the protein MFKIKSSFYASVATLGLVLANITAGTTCFLGLYEPDLPDED; encoded by the coding sequence ATGTTTAAAATTAAAAGTAGCTTTTATGCTTCAGTAGCCACACTAGGACTAGTTTTAGCAAACATCACTGCAGGAACAACTTGCTTTTTGGGGTTATACGAACCTGACCTTCCAGATGAGGATTAA
- a CDS encoding exonuclease domain-containing protein — MKMNQMVQYLKQLSGKVNTSMYASIQDQSNPHHISMLRQMQKEIKMKNTLEVPLNRLRVVVFDLETTGFYPNKGDAILSIGAIKVTGETIEQETFYSLVQSNTAPSEEVTELTGINAEDLEDAPPLSEVLAQFYKFIKGHTLVAHHAKHEQAFMQHATWSLMRANFDHRIVDTSFLIRIADPELKGFQLEECCTNCGVEVKDRHHALGDAKMTAELWCHYLKQIQEMGFTNLREVYERLARLG, encoded by the coding sequence ATGAAGATGAATCAAATGGTTCAATATTTAAAGCAGCTTTCTGGCAAAGTGAATACGAGCATGTACGCCTCGATTCAAGACCAATCCAACCCTCACCATATTTCCATGCTGAGGCAAATGCAGAAAGAAATTAAAATGAAGAACACGTTGGAAGTGCCTTTGAATCGATTACGAGTGGTCGTGTTTGATTTGGAAACAACCGGTTTTTATCCGAATAAAGGAGATGCAATTCTATCAATTGGAGCAATAAAAGTTACTGGTGAAACGATTGAACAGGAAACATTTTATTCCCTAGTTCAATCTAATACAGCCCCTTCTGAAGAGGTGACAGAACTGACCGGAATTAATGCGGAAGATTTGGAGGACGCTCCACCCCTCTCAGAAGTGTTGGCTCAATTTTATAAATTTATAAAAGGGCACACGTTAGTGGCGCATCACGCAAAACATGAACAGGCCTTCATGCAGCATGCCACGTGGAGTTTAATGCGTGCCAACTTCGACCATCGGATTGTAGATACTTCTTTTTTGATCAGAATTGCTGATCCAGAGCTAAAAGGGTTTCAATTAGAAGAGTGCTGTACGAATTGTGGGGTTGAGGTAAAAGATCGCCATCATGCCCTTGGAGACGCAAAGATGACAGCAGAGCTTTGGTGTCATTATTTGAAGCAAATTCAGGAGATGGGGTTTACGAATTTGCGTGAGGTTTATGAGCGGTTGGCGCGGTTGGGATAG
- a CDS encoding immunity 22 family protein — MGNQGWVSVWLGNIEENHSVGDYVDLTYDEDGESVPSQFFIDFNIDMDETVEDTIEKVSYKKSSSDISTLLNGCSYEEIIVPKLRGNINLRKSYNAVILIYNFEYNNEITSAGAFDFITTTNYE; from the coding sequence ATGGGAAATCAGGGATGGGTTTCAGTTTGGTTAGGTAATATTGAAGAAAATCACTCAGTAGGAGATTATGTGGATTTAACTTATGATGAGGATGGTGAATCCGTCCCTTCCCAGTTTTTTATTGACTTTAATATTGATATGGATGAAACAGTTGAGGATACCATAGAAAAAGTAAGCTATAAAAAAAGCAGTAGTGATATCTCTACTTTGTTAAATGGGTGTTCATATGAAGAAATTATTGTTCCGAAACTCAGGGGAAATATAAATTTGAGGAAATCTTATAATGCAGTAATTCTTATATATAATTTTGAATATAACAATGAAATTACTTCAGCTGGAGCTTTTGATTTTATAACTACTACAAATTATGAGTAA
- a CDS encoding ammonium transporter, producing the protein MDSMFLMNSLWVMVSAVLVILMLGGFILLEAGSTRMKNAGHIAGKTIFTFGIASLVFWAVGYGLIFGEGNAFFGLTDFFYSGYEIEGLGLSAPVFFLFQLAFAGISLTIAFGGFAERAKLTAYILFAVLFSVLVYPVIAHWIWGGGWLAEHGKQDFAGSTVVHLTGAMGAFAATILLKPRIGKYNKDGSPNNIAGHNQVFTALGVLVLWVGWFGFNGGSTLSADAAFFGFVAMNTNLAAGAGAVAALVVAWAVTGKADVPTMLNGALAGLVAITASCAFVDTWGAVVIGLVAGFIVFYSMRFFEKRKVDDPIFALSVHGVAGVWGTLSTGLFATPELATVGQPGLFYGGGFGQLGVQALGVGASGAYAFVVSFILLVIIKKVLNGLRVTEEEEIIGLDLSEHGSYGYPEFLHTNEQSGQQGGKSSISG; encoded by the coding sequence ATGGATTCGATGTTTCTGATGAATAGTCTATGGGTGATGGTTTCAGCAGTACTTGTTATTTTGATGCTAGGTGGCTTCATTTTACTTGAAGCAGGATCAACGCGAATGAAAAATGCTGGCCATATTGCTGGTAAGACGATCTTCACGTTTGGGATTGCCTCGTTGGTGTTTTGGGCAGTTGGATATGGGTTGATTTTCGGTGAAGGAAATGCGTTCTTTGGTTTAACGGACTTTTTCTATTCAGGTTATGAAATAGAGGGATTAGGGCTTTCGGCGCCAGTTTTCTTCTTATTCCAACTAGCGTTCGCAGGGATATCCTTAACGATTGCATTTGGAGGCTTTGCCGAACGCGCGAAGCTAACAGCTTATATTCTGTTTGCGGTTTTATTTTCAGTTCTCGTTTATCCAGTAATTGCTCACTGGATTTGGGGCGGCGGCTGGTTAGCTGAGCACGGGAAGCAGGACTTTGCTGGTTCAACGGTTGTTCACTTAACAGGTGCAATGGGCGCTTTCGCAGCAACGATTCTTTTAAAACCACGAATTGGAAAATACAACAAAGATGGTTCTCCTAACAACATTGCCGGACATAACCAAGTATTTACGGCACTTGGTGTGCTCGTTTTATGGGTCGGTTGGTTCGGATTTAATGGAGGTAGTACGTTATCCGCTGACGCTGCATTCTTTGGATTTGTTGCCATGAATACAAACTTAGCAGCAGGTGCTGGAGCCGTAGCCGCATTGGTTGTGGCGTGGGCGGTAACTGGAAAAGCGGATGTGCCAACGATGCTGAACGGTGCGTTAGCAGGATTAGTTGCGATTACAGCTTCTTGTGCTTTTGTCGACACGTGGGGAGCGGTTGTAATTGGTTTAGTTGCTGGGTTTATCGTATTCTACAGCATGAGATTTTTCGAAAAAAGGAAAGTCGACGATCCGATTTTTGCTCTATCTGTTCACGGTGTAGCAGGGGTTTGGGGAACGTTATCAACCGGGTTGTTTGCAACACCAGAACTCGCAACAGTTGGTCAACCAGGACTTTTCTACGGTGGCGGTTTCGGTCAGCTAGGCGTTCAAGCGCTTGGTGTTGGGGCAAGTGGTGCCTATGCCTTTGTTGTCTCGTTTATTCTTCTCGTTATCATTAAGAAAGTGCTTAACGGTTTACGTGTTACAGAAGAAGAAGAAATTATTGGTCTTGATCTCAGTGAGCACGGTAGCTATGGCTATCCAGAGTTCTTGCATACGAACGAACAGTCAGGACAACAAGGTGGAAAAAGCTCAATATCCGGTTAA
- a CDS encoding amidohydrolase encodes MSVINNVKIYQPGNETIEKGHLMIDDGKISYVGDGTYKGDDNDIVDGNGKIIAPSFNDTHLHLLRYGLMKKELDLREVTTWEEMKGIVRDRYTEEEMEENEWVIGRGLIDSQFTDIDHLLTAQDLDELEYDKPMFFLHDDGHECIVNDVALEIIKEHDDLEKNHDTFIEKDESGKWTGRFKDSAVHFIKFHFRQKTEDEVYEAIHDAVPHLLKHGITSIHTDDLNYTGAFDRVWNSYRKLEKEGKLPVQVHLHHYVYNLDNMKQYLNHYDRRTGDGSDRVRMGAFKIFLDGTQRLHTAALRQAYHDQPETSGTLIYSQEELDEMVKTADDNNMQVTMHAIGDRTVEQAINAIEKVGAGKMRHRIIHAQILAPDLLERLKKIKPYLEIQPGFMMNEYDQTADWVGNEQEKYCNPWKTVSKMGIPFTGSSDCPIGPLSPLMHIYAAVTRQDEDGKPEGGWIPDERLSVDEIYHAYTATGAELEFQEKTKGKLEEGHTADFVLLSAHPGEVQPEQLKEIEVLETWVKGEKVMSQQGEFA; translated from the coding sequence ATGTCTGTCATTAACAATGTGAAAATCTATCAACCTGGAAACGAAACCATTGAAAAAGGACATCTTATGATTGATGACGGGAAAATTTCTTATGTTGGAGACGGAACGTATAAAGGTGATGACAACGATATTGTAGATGGAAATGGAAAAATCATAGCGCCTTCTTTTAATGATACGCACTTGCATTTGCTTCGTTACGGTTTAATGAAGAAAGAACTGGATCTACGAGAAGTGACGACGTGGGAAGAGATGAAAGGAATTGTACGAGATCGGTACACAGAAGAGGAAATGGAAGAAAACGAGTGGGTGATTGGCAGGGGATTAATTGATAGTCAGTTTACCGATATCGATCATCTCTTAACCGCTCAGGACCTTGATGAATTGGAATATGACAAGCCAATGTTTTTTCTTCATGACGATGGCCATGAATGCATCGTGAATGATGTCGCCCTAGAGATTATTAAGGAACACGATGATCTTGAGAAGAATCATGACACATTTATCGAAAAAGATGAAAGTGGAAAATGGACAGGTCGATTTAAGGACTCTGCTGTTCATTTTATTAAATTTCACTTTAGACAAAAAACGGAAGACGAGGTGTATGAAGCGATTCATGATGCTGTACCTCATTTACTTAAGCACGGTATTACCTCAATCCATACGGATGATTTAAATTATACCGGGGCGTTTGATCGCGTATGGAACAGCTATCGAAAGCTTGAAAAAGAAGGCAAGCTACCTGTTCAGGTTCATCTTCATCATTACGTTTATAATCTTGATAACATGAAGCAGTATTTGAATCACTATGACCGACGAACGGGCGACGGCTCCGATCGTGTTCGAATGGGCGCTTTTAAAATTTTTCTAGATGGGACTCAGCGCCTGCATACGGCAGCGTTAAGACAGGCTTATCATGATCAGCCAGAAACAAGTGGGACGTTAATTTATTCGCAGGAAGAGCTTGATGAAATGGTGAAGACGGCAGATGACAACAACATGCAGGTGACGATGCATGCGATTGGAGACCGAACGGTTGAACAGGCGATCAATGCCATTGAAAAGGTAGGGGCAGGTAAAATGCGCCATCGGATTATCCATGCCCAAATTCTTGCACCGGACTTATTGGAGCGATTAAAGAAAATCAAACCTTATCTTGAAATTCAGCCGGGCTTTATGATGAATGAATATGATCAAACGGCTGATTGGGTAGGGAACGAACAAGAAAAGTATTGCAATCCATGGAAAACAGTAAGCAAGATGGGCATTCCGTTTACTGGTAGCTCCGATTGCCCAATTGGCCCTCTGTCACCGCTTATGCACATTTATGCAGCTGTTACACGGCAGGATGAGGACGGGAAGCCGGAAGGGGGATGGATTCCAGATGAGCGCCTTTCGGTTGACGAAATTTACCATGCGTATACCGCGACAGGAGCAGAACTAGAGTTTCAGGAAAAGACGAAGGGCAAACTTGAAGAAGGCCATACGGCTGATTTTGTTCTCTTATCTGCTCACCCAGGAGAAGTACAGCCTGAACAATTAAAGGAGATTGAAGTTCTTGAAACGTGGGTGAAAGGGGAAAAGGTGATGAGTCAGCAGGGAGAGTTTGCGTAA
- a CDS encoding DUF2512 family protein: protein MEHVKALLIKGVATIVLLFLVLGIGYDVSIIGVLGLSILLGALSYVAGDLFILPKYGNLMATFGDFVLTFLVVWAGLQLISFAGSAVIASLISAAFIAVAEYGFHLYLSTHVLPANNRIRTKMEGVEKS from the coding sequence TTGGAACATGTAAAAGCATTGCTTATAAAAGGAGTAGCAACAATTGTCCTGCTTTTTCTAGTATTGGGAATTGGCTATGACGTATCCATTATCGGAGTATTAGGTTTAAGTATTTTGCTCGGCGCATTGTCTTATGTGGCAGGAGATTTATTTATCCTCCCCAAGTACGGAAATCTCATGGCAACTTTCGGAGATTTTGTATTAACTTTTCTAGTTGTGTGGGCAGGCTTACAGCTAATCTCATTTGCCGGATCCGCAGTAATAGCTTCTCTCATTTCCGCCGCATTTATAGCCGTAGCTGAGTATGGTTTTCATCTTTATTTATCCACTCATGTTCTTCCTGCGAATAACCGCATACGGACGAAGATGGAAGGAGTCGAGAAATCCTAA
- a CDS encoding GHKL domain-containing protein has product MDYFFKIFGIFMEFFAILFFCTAFLSIDIKKIYRNEFLAIWFLGSIGVFLFQTFITVPPYINFSISLGILLLLISTLMKVRLLISLAIVVLSSCLFIFFEFVSLSILDNFFDVYLILEQTSLARVLISLPHICALVLISMLFYVFRISFIPWKIIHSEKLDKHNKKHFHKYITFLFINLAFIIIMVFTVSYSEFYLGIESKGAFFVIILCTTYLLFFSQQLLKEETKRLEQHLDEQYQEDVTKYFRLIKSQRHDFVHHLNTLYGLILQDNTQATREYISELIEDVRTTNESLPLSHPAMSALLLTLKQKASMRGIDMAIIINSPFESLPCRVSEISRVIGNLIDNAIEELTPLPQEEKWIEVILDADGTDYTILISNCGEIEESISQSIFDYNFTTKEGDHQGLGLPETKRIVESYNGLIYLEIDEGYTSFIVSLPIAT; this is encoded by the coding sequence ATGGATTATTTTTTCAAGATCTTTGGGATTTTTATGGAGTTTTTCGCTATTTTATTTTTCTGTACAGCTTTCTTAAGTATTGATATTAAAAAAATATATAGAAATGAATTTCTGGCTATATGGTTTCTGGGAAGTATAGGGGTTTTTTTGTTCCAAACTTTTATCACAGTACCTCCATACATAAATTTCAGTATATCTTTGGGTATTTTGCTTTTACTTATTTCAACCCTTATGAAAGTAAGATTGTTAATATCTCTCGCTATAGTCGTTCTTAGTTCGTGTCTATTTATCTTCTTCGAGTTTGTGTCACTTTCTATTCTCGATAATTTTTTTGACGTCTATTTAATTTTAGAGCAGACTTCCCTAGCCCGTGTTTTAATTTCTTTGCCACATATATGTGCACTGGTATTAATCTCCATGCTTTTTTATGTGTTCAGAATATCTTTTATTCCATGGAAGATCATTCACTCTGAAAAACTAGATAAGCATAATAAAAAACACTTTCATAAATATATTACTTTCTTGTTCATTAATTTAGCTTTCATCATTATTATGGTTTTCACAGTTTCATATAGTGAATTTTATTTAGGAATTGAAAGCAAAGGAGCATTTTTCGTCATCATTTTGTGCACTACGTATCTACTGTTTTTTTCTCAGCAACTATTAAAAGAAGAAACAAAACGCTTAGAGCAACATCTCGACGAACAATATCAAGAGGATGTCACCAAATATTTCCGACTTATAAAATCTCAACGACACGATTTTGTACACCATTTAAACACTCTCTATGGCCTTATACTCCAGGACAATACACAAGCAACTAGAGAATACATTTCCGAATTAATTGAGGATGTCAGAACCACAAATGAATCACTCCCTTTATCTCATCCTGCGATGTCAGCTTTGTTGTTAACTTTAAAACAAAAAGCTTCTATGAGGGGAATTGACATGGCCATTATTATTAACTCTCCCTTCGAATCGTTGCCTTGCCGCGTTTCAGAAATAAGCAGAGTTATTGGAAATCTAATTGATAATGCTATTGAGGAACTAACTCCACTTCCTCAAGAAGAAAAATGGATTGAAGTCATATTAGATGCAGATGGAACAGATTACACCATCTTAATATCGAATTGCGGAGAAATTGAAGAAAGTATCTCTCAAAGTATTTTTGATTATAATTTTACGACAAAAGAGGGAGATCACCAAGGACTAGGTTTACCTGAAACAAAAAGGATTGTAGAAAGCTATAACGGTTTAATCTATCTTGAAATAGATGAGGGATATACTAGTTTTATTGTGTCTCTCCCAATAGCTACTTAA
- a CDS encoding accessory gene regulator B family protein gives MSAFSPKLIATKFSERAILFGNIDPREKDRIRYGLEWGISGFYQIALTLLIGYSVGIFMETLLVLTTISSLRLFAGGAHFSNFNYCLIASVSLIIGIAFSGPFLLHIFSNVNTLLLITYPILLAFLWNYAPVLFKKRNKKSNREIQQAKHISITISAAFMLLSFCLPDIYALAIYTSLFFQVCTITPFGIKIIHFIDSKLTKRR, from the coding sequence ATGAGTGCTTTTAGTCCTAAATTAATAGCCACCAAATTTTCAGAAAGAGCAATTCTATTTGGTAATATTGATCCACGTGAGAAAGATCGAATTCGCTATGGTTTGGAATGGGGTATATCTGGCTTTTATCAAATTGCTCTTACTCTATTGATAGGATATTCGGTTGGAATATTTATGGAAACTCTTTTAGTTTTAACTACAATCTCATCTTTAAGACTTTTTGCAGGTGGAGCTCATTTTTCTAACTTTAACTATTGTTTAATAGCTAGTGTAAGCTTGATTATTGGAATTGCATTCTCAGGCCCTTTTCTACTTCATATTTTTTCTAATGTAAATACGCTCTTACTTATTACATATCCAATTTTGCTGGCTTTTCTTTGGAACTATGCTCCAGTTCTATTTAAAAAACGTAATAAAAAATCCAATCGTGAAATTCAACAAGCAAAACACATCTCAATCACCATATCAGCTGCTTTTATGTTGCTAAGTTTTTGCTTACCCGATATATACGCTTTAGCGATATATACTTCTTTATTTTTCCAGGTCTGCACTATTACCCCTTTTGGCATTAAAATAATTCATTTTATCGATTCTAAATTAACGAAAAGGAGATAG
- a CDS encoding SMI1/KNR4 family protein, translating to MNRDKLINFINSNAEPDDFTGGIDIKQIENVQDSLKLKFPESYKWFLNDYGSGGLYGIDILGVAKSNISTVVIETESYRDLGLNDNLVVIEDVDEFAYCLDTSKMENNECPVVAWNKQGGLDDFNTAENFYEFLLQRLLDAKEVWEEDF from the coding sequence ATGAATAGAGATAAATTAATTAATTTTATTAATAGCAATGCTGAACCAGATGATTTTACTGGAGGAATAGATATTAAACAAATTGAAAATGTTCAAGATAGTCTAAAATTAAAATTTCCAGAAAGTTATAAGTGGTTCTTAAATGATTATGGTTCCGGTGGTTTATATGGTATAGATATTTTGGGGGTAGCCAAGTCTAATATTTCTACTGTGGTTATTGAAACAGAAAGTTATAGAGATTTAGGATTGAATGATAATTTAGTAGTTATTGAGGATGTAGATGAATTTGCTTATTGCTTAGATACAAGCAAGATGGAGAACAATGAATGCCCGGTGGTAGCTTGGAATAAGCAAGGAGGACTAGATGACTTTAACACTGCAGAAAATTTTTATGAATTTTTATTACAAAGGTTATTGGATGCAAAAGAAGTTTGGGAAGAAGACTTTTGA
- a CDS encoding DUF294 nucleotidyltransferase-like domain-containing protein produces the protein MEDGFDKYEDLRNMREQQIKHVATDHIELNQFHDQLMTQVVHLAIEKVKKEWGPPPSPFSFFLMGSGGRFEQSLWSDQDHGIVYEMTSDEAQNYFLKLGKEISDGLHAVGYEYCDGNVMASNPLWCKSVEEWKMQLENWIEEESFEAIRHLLIFIDARVLVGHDPFIEELKELIHLKIEESPYLLKRMLKNTMRLQKGIGVFGQILVETHGSHMGEINLKQTALFPYVNAVRLLALKERVMNTSTLSRLGALSDNTIGRSARKHYEEEFGKLLQFRLTYGGKENYEAVHYVKIDALSKEQKKELKDMMKQGIELYNDTTKYFEKGVSK, from the coding sequence ATGGAAGATGGTTTCGACAAGTATGAAGATCTAAGAAACATGAGAGAACAACAAATCAAGCATGTGGCTACAGACCATATTGAACTGAATCAATTCCATGATCAGCTGATGACTCAAGTCGTTCATCTTGCAATCGAGAAAGTGAAAAAAGAGTGGGGGCCACCTCCCTCTCCTTTTTCATTTTTTTTAATGGGAAGTGGCGGGCGGTTTGAACAATCGTTATGGAGTGATCAGGATCATGGGATTGTTTATGAGATGACGAGCGATGAGGCGCAGAATTATTTTCTTAAGCTTGGAAAAGAAATTTCGGATGGCCTGCATGCGGTTGGATATGAATACTGTGATGGGAATGTGATGGCGTCCAATCCACTGTGGTGTAAATCTGTTGAAGAGTGGAAAATGCAGCTGGAAAATTGGATAGAGGAAGAAAGTTTTGAAGCGATCCGTCACTTATTGATTTTTATTGATGCGAGAGTGTTGGTAGGACATGATCCGTTTATTGAAGAGTTAAAAGAATTGATTCACCTGAAAATCGAAGAGTCGCCATACTTATTAAAAAGAATGTTAAAAAACACGATGCGCTTGCAAAAGGGAATCGGTGTATTTGGCCAAATTCTTGTAGAAACGCACGGTTCGCACATGGGAGAGATCAATTTAAAACAGACGGCTTTATTCCCTTATGTCAATGCAGTAAGGCTTCTTGCGTTGAAGGAGAGAGTAATGAACACGTCTACGTTATCGAGGCTTGGTGCTTTATCAGACAATACGATTGGTCGCTCAGCTCGTAAGCATTATGAAGAGGAATTCGGGAAACTTTTACAGTTCCGGCTTACGTATGGAGGAAAAGAAAATTATGAAGCCGTTCATTATGTGAAGATTGATGCCCTTTCTAAAGAACAGAAGAAAGAGCTAAAGGATATGATGAAACAAGGCATTGAGCTTTACAACGACACCACAAAGTACTTCGAAAAGGGTGTTTCTAAATGA
- a CDS encoding LytTR family DNA-binding domain-containing protein — protein sequence MNKFNVLIVDDEPNCNYILKSHLNNYTDIENIYEFTDSRAALNYLEENPVDLVFLDIDMPNMNGLTLTKELKNKSPEISVVFVTGHTDYALYGYELYPLDFLIKPINPLRLEQCLTHFRKIHTNPKVSGSVERNTSGKKISVRSSGSICFINVKDINFIEKRIRKCVINTGDNKEIECNHTLSELEKMLGRHGFIRPHQSFLIPLDKISEIKPDEFMKSYVIEIENVKDEIRVSKNRYKELKEIILETL from the coding sequence TTGAATAAGTTTAACGTATTGATCGTAGATGATGAACCGAATTGTAATTACATACTTAAAAGTCACTTAAACAACTACACAGATATAGAAAACATTTATGAATTTACAGATAGCAGAGCTGCTTTAAACTACTTAGAAGAAAATCCAGTTGATTTAGTCTTTTTAGACATTGACATGCCTAATATGAACGGGCTCACGTTAACGAAAGAGTTAAAAAACAAGTCTCCTGAGATTTCAGTGGTTTTTGTTACTGGGCATACAGATTATGCATTATATGGATATGAGCTGTATCCTTTAGACTTCTTAATAAAGCCTATTAACCCTTTACGCTTAGAACAATGCTTAACACATTTCAGAAAAATACACACTAATCCAAAAGTAAGTGGTTCTGTAGAAAGAAATACATCTGGAAAAAAAATCAGCGTTCGAAGTTCAGGTTCTATTTGCTTTATCAATGTTAAGGATATAAATTTCATCGAAAAAAGAATTCGAAAATGTGTGATCAATACGGGGGATAATAAAGAAATTGAATGCAATCACACCTTGAGTGAACTTGAAAAAATGCTTGGCAGGCATGGTTTCATTCGCCCTCATCAATCGTTTTTGATACCTTTAGATAAAATTAGTGAAATAAAACCTGATGAATTTATGAAATCCTATGTAATTGAGATCGAAAATGTTAAAGACGAAATTAGAGTAAGTAAAAATCGTTATAAAGAATTGAAGGAAATCATTTTAGAAACGCTATAA